In Balaenoptera ricei isolate mBalRic1 chromosome 7, mBalRic1.hap2, whole genome shotgun sequence, a single window of DNA contains:
- the CCL20 gene encoding C-C motif chemokine 20 isoform X2, giving the protein MMCSSKSLLPAALMSVLLLYLCSNSEAASNFDCCLQYTEKILHPKFIVGFTQQLANEACDINAVILYTRRRLAVCADPKKNWVKQAVHILSQRVKKM; this is encoded by the exons ATGATGTGCAGTAGCAAGagtttgctcccggctgctttgATGTCAGTGTTGCTACTCTACCTCTGCAGCAATTCAGAAG cagcaAGCAACTTTGACTGCTGCCTCCAATATACAGAAAAAATCCTTCATCCCAAATTTATCGTGGGCTTCACACAGCAGCTGGCCAATGAAGCTTGTGACATCAATGCAGTCAT CTTATACACAAGGAGAAGATTAGCTGTGTGTGCAGATCCAAAGAAGAATTGGGTGAAACAAGCAGTGCATATCCTCAG tCAAAGAGTCAAGAAGATGTAA
- the CCL20 gene encoding C-C motif chemokine 20 isoform X1, which yields MMCSSKSLLPAALMSVLLLYLCSNSEASNFDCCLQYTEKILHPKFIVGFTQQLANEACDINAVILYTRRRLAVCADPKKNWVKQAVHILSQRVKKM from the exons ATGATGTGCAGTAGCAAGagtttgctcccggctgctttgATGTCAGTGTTGCTACTCTACCTCTGCAGCAATTCAGAAG caAGCAACTTTGACTGCTGCCTCCAATATACAGAAAAAATCCTTCATCCCAAATTTATCGTGGGCTTCACACAGCAGCTGGCCAATGAAGCTTGTGACATCAATGCAGTCAT CTTATACACAAGGAGAAGATTAGCTGTGTGTGCAGATCCAAAGAAGAATTGGGTGAAACAAGCAGTGCATATCCTCAG tCAAAGAGTCAAGAAGATGTAA